A region from the Canis lupus baileyi chromosome 27, mCanLup2.hap1, whole genome shotgun sequence genome encodes:
- the LOC140619512 gene encoding piwi-like protein 1 translates to MGIAMREAKMLEVSDTVQSYTTVLENHVSSKTQMVLCVLSSEKKDLYDGIKQYLCVNCPTPSQCVVARTLDKPQTLMTIVTKIAQQMNCKMGGALRKVETGLQNAMFIGIDCFHDIVNRRKSVAGFVSSINQELTQWFSQCIFQESGQELVNGLKTCLEAALKLWCKHNQFLLQETVYRDGVGNAQLQALMDHEVPQIESSLKSVYPKDSGYINCKVQIV, encoded by the exons ATGGGCATAGCTATGAGAGAGGCAAAAAT GCTTGAAGTAAGTGATACAGTCCAGTCCTATACAACTGTCTTAGAAAATCATGTTTCCTCCAAAACACAGATG GTCCTTTGCGTGCTGTCCAGTGAAAAGAAAGACCTGTATGATGGCATAAAACAATACCTGTGTGTCAATTGTCCGACCCCAAGCCAGTGTGTCGTGGCACGGACCTTAGACAAACCCCAGACGCTGATGACCATTGTGACAAAGATTGCCCAGCAGATGAACTGCAAGATGGGAGGAGCCCTCCGGAAGGTGGAGACAGGA ttacaGAATGCGATGTTCATTGGTATTGACTGTTTCCATGATATTGTAAATCGGCGGAAGTCAGTTGCAGGCTTCGTGTCCAGCATCAATCAAGAATTGACGCA GTGGTTCTCTCAGTGCATTTTCCAGGAGTCGGGTCAAGAGCTTGTGAACGGGCTTAAAACCTGCTTGGAAG CTGCCCTGAAGCTCTGGTGTAAACATAATCAGTTTCTACTACAGGAAACTGTGTATCGGGATGGAGTTGGGAATGCTCAGCTTCAAGCACTGATGGATCATGAAGTCCCACAGATTGAGTCCTCCTTGAAATCTGTGTACCCTAAAGACTCTGGGTATATAAATTGTAAAGTGCAGATTGTGTAA